In a genomic window of candidate division KSB1 bacterium:
- a CDS encoding methyltransferase domain-containing protein, producing the protein MSAWYRELFDRLGVKYLDYPFTQGTKQEVSFLIQALALTPTTRVLDIGCGAGRHCIELAKRGFWSVGVDLSRRMVQVARQCAAQQGVSVRVVRADARALPFSEAFDVAISLCEGAFGIMDGDQDDHQFLLEVHRALRPGALLLLNVLHAAFAFRHPENDDLLEVERSVGHWTERGVGEDGVPFELKCVNRYYTCAEIRLLLEFCGFEVIAFWGSLAGHFEQRPVALDDFEFLVLARKPTSG; encoded by the coding sequence ATGAGTGCCTGGTACCGGGAGTTGTTCGATCGGCTGGGGGTAAAGTACCTTGACTACCCCTTCACCCAAGGCACGAAGCAGGAGGTCTCGTTCCTGATCCAGGCGTTGGCTTTGACGCCGACGACACGTGTGCTCGATATCGGGTGTGGTGCAGGGCGACACTGTATTGAGTTGGCCAAGCGCGGGTTCTGGTCCGTGGGGGTGGACCTCTCGCGGCGCATGGTGCAGGTGGCCCGACAATGTGCTGCCCAGCAAGGGGTCAGCGTGCGGGTGGTCAGGGCGGACGCTCGGGCTCTACCATTCTCCGAAGCGTTTGATGTGGCAATCTCGCTCTGCGAGGGGGCTTTTGGCATCATGGACGGCGACCAGGACGACCACCAGTTTCTGCTTGAAGTTCATCGCGCTCTACGCCCAGGGGCTCTCTTACTCCTTAATGTGCTGCACGCAGCCTTTGCCTTTCGGCATCCAGAAAACGATGACCTTCTGGAGGTAGAACGTTCGGTGGGGCACTGGACGGAGCGAGGAGTGGGCGAGGATGGGGTGCCGTTTGAGCTCAAATGCGTCAATCGCTATTACACCTGCGCAGAGATCCGGCTCCTCCTTGAATTCTGTGGGTTTGAGGTGATCGCGTTTTGGGGCTCCCTTGCGGGCCATTTCGAGCAGCGTCCGGTAGCCTTGGATGATTTTGAGTTCTTGGTCCTCGCTCGGAAACCCACTTCCGGGTAG
- a CDS encoding sugar transferase: MPKNVQRVLLLLSDSAAAVGVFVVWCWLRKGMGFFAASQLEQQLELAAILALFWVVVFGLSGLYRPWYAQSRMDELITVVKAVSFGVVLLLLATADWERDLSRPPELSRMMIVSYWGLMVVGVGTGRVALRTFQRKLLEAGVGVRRTLIVGWNPKARKLYDDLLRYPALGHRVVGFIDAVAKEGKGEHRGCPVLGGLRELTEVVTREHIEEILIALEGNSRRKTVDVIARCEGLPVNIKIQPDLYDIVTGQMRTNQIYGFPLIEVFPQLMPAWERKAKRALDVLVSVVVLVGFLPLWLLVALLIKLDSRGPVLYKQCRVGKGGKHFEIYKFRSMIVGAEKYTGPVWAGKKDPRVTRVGRIIRRLRIDEVPQFINVLKNDMSLVGPRPERPYFVEKLKRHFRLYTRRLMVKPGITGWAQIKGAYDESLEDVKKKLEYDFYYVENMSLRMDLKIILRTIWVMLTGKGQ; encoded by the coding sequence GTGCCAAAGAACGTGCAAAGAGTGCTGCTCTTGCTCTCGGACAGCGCGGCCGCCGTCGGTGTGTTCGTTGTCTGGTGTTGGCTTCGGAAAGGAATGGGTTTCTTCGCCGCCTCCCAGCTGGAGCAGCAGTTGGAACTTGCTGCTATCCTAGCGCTCTTCTGGGTGGTCGTGTTTGGCCTTTCGGGCTTATACCGTCCTTGGTATGCTCAGTCGCGGATGGACGAGCTCATCACGGTGGTGAAGGCGGTGAGCTTTGGCGTCGTGCTGTTGCTATTGGCTACGGCCGACTGGGAGCGGGACCTTTCCCGTCCGCCGGAGCTGAGCCGCATGATGATTGTGAGTTATTGGGGACTGATGGTGGTGGGGGTAGGAACCGGCCGCGTGGCACTGCGCACCTTCCAGCGCAAACTCTTGGAAGCGGGGGTCGGCGTGCGCCGCACCCTCATCGTTGGGTGGAATCCAAAGGCGCGCAAGTTATATGACGACCTCCTTCGCTATCCAGCGTTGGGACACAGAGTGGTTGGGTTTATTGACGCGGTGGCCAAGGAGGGGAAAGGGGAACACCGTGGATGCCCGGTGCTCGGTGGGCTGCGTGAGCTGACTGAGGTGGTAACTAGGGAGCACATCGAAGAAATCCTCATCGCGCTCGAAGGCAACTCACGACGCAAGACTGTAGATGTGATCGCGCGGTGTGAGGGCCTGCCGGTAAACATCAAGATTCAGCCCGACCTCTACGACATTGTTACCGGCCAGATGCGCACCAACCAGATCTACGGCTTTCCGCTCATCGAAGTGTTTCCGCAACTGATGCCGGCATGGGAACGCAAAGCGAAGCGGGCGTTGGATGTGCTAGTATCCGTGGTGGTGCTGGTGGGCTTCTTGCCGTTGTGGCTCTTGGTGGCGCTCCTCATCAAACTGGACTCGCGCGGGCCGGTGTTGTACAAACAGTGCCGGGTGGGCAAAGGGGGAAAGCACTTCGAGATCTACAAGTTTCGATCGATGATCGTTGGTGCGGAAAAGTACACTGGGCCGGTCTGGGCAGGGAAGAAGGACCCTCGGGTCACGCGCGTGGGACGGATCATCAGGCGCCTGCGCATCGATGAGGTGCCGCAGTTCATCAACGTCTTGAAAAACGATATGAGTCTGGTGGGCCCGCGGCCCGAGCGCCCTTACTTTGTGGAAAAACTGAAGCGCCACTTTCGTCTTTACACTAGACGGCTCATGGTCAAGCCAGGCATAACCGGGTGGGCGCAGATTAAAGGCGCCTATGACGAGTCCTTGGAGGATGTGAAGAAGAAACTGGAGTATGACTTTTATTACGTGGAGAACATGTCGTTGCGCATGGACTTGAAGATTATCCTCAGAACCATTTGGGTCATGCTTACAGGGAAGGGTCAATAG
- a CDS encoding nucleotide sugar dehydrogenase, which translates to MKEKIADKSAKIGIVGLGYVGLPLAVEFAKKGFSVVGIDKSAAKVDKVNRGENYIDDVDDTELATCVREGKLKATASYDCVPELDVVYICVPTPFTDNKEPDVSYIVDSATEIAKGLRKGQLIILKSTTFPETTEKIVQPILEKTGLRVGEDFFLAFSPERIDPGNKKFTTANTPTVVGGVTKRCTELACAITGQVVSQVVPVSSPRVAEMEKLLENIFRSVNIALVNELARLCDRMGGIDVWEVIDAAATKPFGFMPFYPGPGIGGHCILVDPYYLAWKAREYDFHTNFIELAAETNEDMPFYVMGMVRRVLCDRGIAFGKAKILILGVAFKRDIDDVRNSPALKVMELLVNRGAKHVSYNDPYVPQVTVDGKEFRSVKLTKQVLAASDLVLITTDHSCYDYELIVGHAKNIVDTRNATRHVKDRGKKVTVLGGGRRL; encoded by the coding sequence ATGAAAGAGAAGATCGCAGACAAAAGCGCGAAGATTGGCATCGTGGGGCTGGGTTACGTGGGCCTGCCCTTGGCGGTGGAGTTTGCCAAAAAGGGATTCAGCGTGGTTGGTATTGACAAGTCTGCTGCCAAAGTGGATAAAGTCAACCGGGGCGAAAACTACATCGATGATGTGGACGATACAGAGCTGGCAACCTGCGTGAGGGAGGGGAAGCTTAAAGCCACCGCCAGTTACGACTGTGTCCCAGAGCTGGACGTGGTCTACATCTGCGTGCCGACGCCGTTTACCGACAACAAAGAACCGGACGTGTCATACATCGTGGACTCGGCAACGGAGATCGCGAAAGGCTTGCGCAAGGGTCAACTCATCATCCTGAAAAGCACGACCTTCCCGGAGACGACGGAAAAGATTGTTCAGCCGATTCTGGAAAAGACTGGCCTCAGAGTCGGAGAGGATTTTTTCCTGGCCTTTTCGCCTGAACGGATCGACCCGGGCAACAAGAAGTTCACCACGGCGAACACCCCCACGGTGGTAGGAGGTGTGACCAAGCGTTGCACCGAGCTTGCTTGCGCGATCACAGGGCAGGTGGTGTCGCAAGTGGTGCCGGTTTCCAGCCCGCGCGTGGCGGAGATGGAAAAGCTGTTGGAGAACATCTTCCGCAGCGTAAACATCGCACTAGTTAATGAGCTGGCACGGTTGTGTGATCGCATGGGCGGCATCGATGTGTGGGAGGTGATCGATGCGGCGGCCACCAAGCCGTTCGGGTTCATGCCGTTCTACCCCGGTCCGGGTATCGGTGGGCACTGCATCCTTGTGGACCCGTACTATCTTGCATGGAAGGCACGGGAGTACGACTTTCACACCAACTTTATCGAACTGGCCGCCGAGACTAACGAGGACATGCCCTTTTACGTCATGGGTATGGTGCGGCGCGTGCTGTGTGACCGCGGCATCGCCTTTGGCAAGGCCAAGATCCTCATTTTGGGCGTGGCGTTCAAGCGTGATATCGATGATGTGCGCAACTCACCGGCGCTTAAGGTCATGGAGCTGCTGGTGAACCGTGGAGCCAAGCATGTCTCTTACAACGACCCCTACGTACCTCAGGTGACTGTTGACGGAAAAGAGTTTCGCTCAGTTAAACTGACGAAGCAGGTGCTGGCTGCTTCTGATCTGGTGCTCATCACCACCGACCATTCGTGCTATGATTATGAGCTTATTGTGGGACACGCCAAGAACATTGTGGACACACGTAATGCGACGCGGCACGTGAAGGATCGGGGGAAGAAGGTCACGGTGCTGGGAGGGGGGCGCAGGCTGTAG
- a CDS encoding glycosyltransferase family 2 protein has translation MAARVLFWVSLVLILYTYVGYYIILALWSRIRPRRRRVDEDLLPTVTMVVAAHNEEKVIRDKLANCRALDYPAGRVEFLFGSDGSTDATAELIRSCGMDNVRLIAYAQREGKARVLNKLVPEARGEILVFSDANTMYQPNALRRMMAHFADPSVGGVCGYLRLVSPDRRASSQGEAVYWDYENRLKDMEGRIKTVFGATGGIYAIRRELFVPLPTTKMVNDDFLIPLRVVEQGYDVVYEGRAIATEYTSPRVKGEFLRKVRIGAANFNVLPEIRHLLHPKRGYVAFGLWSHKLIRWLVPFMLVVLFVSNVFATGAPFYDAFMALQGAFYCLVVLGWLLSLMGVRLGLVTYAYYFVVIHMGLLVGFFKFLTGRQPAAWTRVER, from the coding sequence ATGGCGGCACGAGTGCTGTTCTGGGTGAGCCTTGTGCTGATCCTTTACACGTATGTGGGCTACTACATCATCCTGGCCCTATGGTCGCGGATTCGCCCACGACGTCGCCGGGTGGATGAGGACTTGTTGCCCACAGTGACAATGGTTGTCGCCGCCCACAACGAGGAAAAGGTGATTCGCGACAAGTTGGCGAATTGCCGGGCGTTAGACTATCCGGCGGGGCGGGTTGAATTCCTCTTCGGTTCTGATGGCAGCACCGACGCCACGGCGGAGCTCATCCGCTCATGCGGGATGGACAACGTGCGCCTGATCGCCTATGCGCAACGCGAGGGCAAGGCGCGTGTGCTCAATAAGCTGGTGCCTGAGGCACGGGGTGAGATACTCGTTTTTTCTGACGCCAACACCATGTACCAGCCAAATGCCTTGCGCAGGATGATGGCGCACTTTGCAGACCCATCAGTAGGTGGCGTATGCGGCTACCTGCGTCTGGTCAGCCCTGACAGACGCGCTAGCAGTCAGGGCGAAGCCGTGTACTGGGACTATGAGAACCGCCTGAAGGATATGGAAGGGAGGATCAAAACCGTATTTGGGGCAACTGGCGGCATCTACGCCATCAGGCGGGAACTGTTCGTGCCCTTGCCCACTACCAAAATGGTAAACGACGATTTCCTCATCCCCCTGCGCGTGGTGGAACAAGGGTACGACGTTGTCTACGAGGGGAGAGCTATAGCCACTGAGTACACCTCGCCGCGCGTCAAAGGGGAATTCTTGCGGAAAGTGAGAATTGGCGCAGCCAATTTCAATGTGCTTCCTGAGATCCGCCACCTTTTGCACCCGAAACGTGGATACGTCGCTTTTGGCTTGTGGTCGCACAAGCTCATCAGGTGGCTGGTGCCGTTCATGCTCGTAGTGCTTTTCGTGAGCAACGTATTTGCCACGGGCGCGCCGTTCTATGATGCCTTCATGGCCCTGCAAGGCGCCTTTTATTGTCTTGTCGTCCTTGGGTGGCTCCTGAGCCTGATGGGCGTCAGGCTGGGGTTGGTGACTTATGCCTACTACTTCGTGGTAATTCACATGGGGCTCCTGGTGGGATTCTTCAAATTCCTGACAGGCAGGCAGCCTGCTGCGTGGACGCGAGTGGAGCGGTAA
- a CDS encoding DUF429 domain-containing protein, translating into MPEGVLYGGIDPSGSSARPSGVAVLDGRLQVVDAGLGRTDEEIVGFFTPYRLRLFAVGLDGPCVLPIGLHECCFAASPTCDHDQPNGRKGRFCELELARRGIGCFFTVKNSFAKGWVLRSLRLYRQLCAVGLRVVEIYPYATKRLLLGAQLPAKQTRRGRLYLGQMLSRLGVSVPEDLSHHELDAIVAAYTVYLLARDLAEMVGDEAEGYIVIPKRGAQL; encoded by the coding sequence TTGCCGGAGGGTGTACTGTACGGCGGCATCGACCCAAGTGGCAGCTCAGCCCGGCCTAGCGGCGTGGCCGTTTTGGACGGGAGGTTGCAGGTGGTGGACGCCGGGCTAGGCCGGACTGACGAGGAAATCGTGGGATTCTTTACCCCGTACCGGCTCCGTCTCTTCGCCGTGGGACTGGATGGACCTTGCGTGCTGCCCATAGGATTGCATGAGTGCTGTTTTGCGGCCTCCCCCACCTGTGACCATGATCAGCCCAACGGGCGAAAAGGCCGCTTCTGCGAACTGGAATTGGCGCGTCGGGGCATCGGCTGCTTTTTCACCGTGAAAAACTCTTTCGCCAAGGGCTGGGTCTTGCGCAGCCTGCGCCTCTACCGTCAGCTTTGCGCGGTTGGACTCAGAGTGGTAGAAATCTATCCGTACGCCACCAAGCGGCTGCTGCTCGGCGCGCAACTTCCCGCCAAGCAGACGCGGCGCGGAAGGCTGTACCTTGGCCAGATGCTTTCTCGGCTTGGGGTAAGTGTTCCAGAGGACCTCAGCCACCACGAGCTGGATGCGATTGTCGCTGCTTACACAGTCTACTTGCTGGCCCGCGACCTGGCTGAAATGGTGGGGGACGAGGCAGAAGGGTACATTGTCATCCCCAAGAGGGGGGCTCAGCTATGA
- a CDS encoding flippase codes for MFVFLGRIVGLGLNMVTIVVLARAWSEEMFGIFSYALVLVGFFSLLPDFGMQPVLIREMARCRSRAGDVVGLGILSKLGLSLLSLALASGTMLLFFPDPRMRITFAWLSLTMFLSAKVNTMRVVLEGVFYADMDMGLPVIFQLVDGVLQVALVVVLVGLGATPAQVIAGYALSSLPGLILTIAFVWQRVRPSFRLDVAALKWLLGESFPLFLYLGLTMLHERMDVLFLNSLWGEGAVGVYSTAFRFTAPLGIVPFAVATALYPVMAKAANAEDARLGVAFRMGVKVLLVVGLALGVVGTILGRPVFLMLFGERFSEAALPFQLLLWSQCFTFLAFFIVDFNNSQNRQGRNTLFMLCMVGAALPVQWLLISRLGVPGAGWAKLLLSALGLAVLCAFSWKGFTRQQARVALFAALALTGFVVVALVHLRHLLPTVLSGGLLMLLFCVSLHRVFSPEEKELLRQAVRTAVPGSLPAPLA; via the coding sequence GTGTTTGTCTTCTTGGGACGGATCGTGGGGTTGGGCCTAAACATGGTCACCATTGTGGTGCTGGCTCGGGCATGGAGCGAGGAGATGTTTGGGATCTTCTCCTACGCTTTGGTGCTGGTCGGCTTTTTTTCGCTGCTTCCGGACTTTGGCATGCAGCCGGTGCTCATTCGTGAGATGGCGCGGTGCCGGTCGCGGGCTGGGGATGTCGTGGGACTTGGCATCCTCAGCAAGCTGGGGCTCTCCCTTCTTTCCTTAGCATTGGCTTCCGGCACCATGCTCTTGTTTTTTCCGGACCCACGGATGCGCATAACGTTTGCCTGGCTCAGCCTGACGATGTTTCTTTCCGCCAAGGTGAACACCATGCGCGTGGTGCTGGAAGGCGTGTTCTACGCAGACATGGATATGGGGCTTCCGGTGATTTTTCAGCTGGTGGACGGCGTACTGCAGGTGGCGTTAGTGGTGGTGTTGGTGGGTCTGGGTGCGACTCCTGCCCAGGTAATTGCCGGCTATGCACTATCCAGTCTGCCGGGTCTGATCCTCACCATTGCCTTCGTGTGGCAGAGAGTGCGCCCGTCCTTTCGGCTAGACGTCGCCGCACTCAAATGGCTCCTTGGGGAGTCTTTCCCGCTATTTTTGTACCTGGGCTTGACGATGCTGCATGAGCGCATGGATGTGCTGTTTCTTAACTCGCTCTGGGGCGAAGGTGCGGTTGGAGTCTATTCCACGGCCTTCCGCTTCACCGCGCCTCTGGGAATTGTGCCCTTTGCCGTGGCTACAGCGCTGTATCCGGTGATGGCAAAGGCGGCCAATGCCGAGGACGCCAGGCTGGGCGTCGCGTTTCGCATGGGTGTAAAGGTGCTACTTGTTGTGGGACTTGCTCTGGGGGTAGTCGGGACCATTCTGGGCCGCCCAGTCTTCTTGATGCTCTTTGGCGAGAGGTTCAGCGAGGCGGCCTTGCCTTTTCAACTGTTGCTCTGGAGCCAGTGTTTCACCTTTCTGGCTTTTTTCATCGTTGACTTTAACAATTCACAAAACCGGCAGGGGCGCAATACGCTGTTCATGTTGTGTATGGTAGGTGCGGCGCTGCCTGTGCAGTGGTTGCTCATCAGCCGCCTGGGCGTGCCTGGGGCTGGCTGGGCTAAGTTGCTGCTCAGCGCGCTTGGACTAGCGGTACTGTGTGCTTTTTCATGGAAAGGCTTCACAAGACAGCAGGCACGCGTGGCGCTGTTCGCGGCCCTGGCGCTGACAGGGTTCGTGGTTGTGGCTCTGGTACATCTGAGGCACCTACTGCCCACGGTGCTTTCAGGCGGGCTGCTCATGCTATTGTTCTGCGTATCTCTGCACCGTGTTTTCTCGCCTGAGGAGAAGGAGCTTTTGCGCCAGGCAGTCAGGACCGCCGTGCCCGGATCCCTGCCCGCGCCGCTTGCCTGA
- a CDS encoding oligosaccharide flippase family protein, giving the protein MYELVSRLLKHSGAYAVATVLNRAVSVVLLPLYTRSLTKAEYGMLEIITVTSTVVMLVLQLGMDSALFRSALYRQGVDRKVLTSTAHYFLMACALVAVSLLVCAATPLAHLLFGEISYARLLRIMFLGDFFLVCNTIPMARLRIDEKSGKFALIAGANFVLTVGLNVLFVAVLRRRVEGVVVANTVAALCFALIYTAVIWPELGRSFSTYELKEMLSFGLPLVPAAACNMVLMMSDRYLLRFLADFDQVALYSAGMRLGVLMMLVVSAFQLAWPAIFFPIARRSDGPQIFARLFEFFMLGVCTIALGLAIMARDLLELLATKSYLEGAQVVPLIVASFVLYGVYYYTAIGVQVRKKTYFLPLGIGVAAAINLFLGLYFVPRMGMMGAAWAKVAAYAVLAVVMWAISQRLYRIPYDVPKFALLIGIGAAFFSLSRLTPPHLGVAPVMERLVLTLAFPAVLLAVGYVDRHTVVRLLSTVGHSVRGIRFPGKNSAA; this is encoded by the coding sequence GTGTATGAGCTGGTGAGTCGGCTGCTAAAGCACTCCGGTGCCTATGCGGTGGCCACGGTGCTCAACCGGGCGGTGAGCGTGGTGCTGCTGCCGCTTTATACGCGCAGCCTGACAAAGGCCGAATACGGTATGCTGGAAATCATCACCGTCACCTCGACGGTGGTGATGCTGGTGTTACAGCTGGGCATGGATTCGGCGCTCTTCCGCAGTGCCCTTTACCGCCAGGGAGTCGACCGGAAGGTGCTCACCAGCACTGCCCACTACTTTCTGATGGCATGCGCACTGGTGGCGGTGTCTCTTCTTGTTTGCGCGGCAACGCCACTTGCGCATCTTCTCTTTGGCGAGATTAGCTACGCCCGACTCCTCAGGATCATGTTTCTCGGTGATTTTTTCTTGGTATGCAATACTATTCCCATGGCGCGACTGCGCATAGACGAAAAGTCCGGCAAGTTCGCGCTCATTGCAGGTGCCAATTTTGTTCTCACTGTCGGGCTGAACGTGCTTTTCGTGGCTGTGCTCAGGAGGCGCGTGGAGGGTGTGGTGGTGGCCAACACCGTCGCGGCGCTCTGTTTTGCGCTGATCTACACTGCGGTCATTTGGCCTGAGCTGGGGCGGAGCTTCTCCACTTATGAATTGAAGGAGATGCTCAGCTTTGGGCTGCCTTTGGTCCCGGCAGCTGCCTGCAACATGGTCCTGATGATGTCGGACCGGTACCTTCTCCGCTTTCTCGCGGACTTTGATCAGGTGGCGCTGTACAGTGCAGGGATGCGTCTTGGCGTGCTCATGATGTTGGTGGTGAGCGCGTTTCAGCTGGCCTGGCCGGCCATCTTTTTCCCCATTGCCCGGCGCTCGGATGGGCCCCAGATCTTCGCCCGGCTCTTCGAGTTTTTTATGCTGGGAGTGTGCACCATTGCGCTGGGTCTGGCAATTATGGCCCGAGACCTCCTTGAGCTATTGGCGACCAAGAGTTACCTGGAGGGCGCACAGGTGGTGCCATTGATTGTCGCTTCCTTCGTGCTGTACGGAGTCTACTACTACACCGCCATCGGCGTGCAGGTGCGGAAGAAGACCTACTTTCTTCCTCTGGGCATCGGCGTGGCGGCAGCCATCAACCTCTTTCTTGGGTTGTATTTCGTGCCGCGCATGGGGATGATGGGCGCCGCCTGGGCAAAGGTGGCGGCCTATGCAGTGCTGGCGGTGGTGATGTGGGCCATCTCCCAGCGCCTGTACCGGATTCCGTATGACGTGCCCAAGTTCGCCCTGCTGATTGGCATAGGCGCGGCGTTTTTCTCGCTCAGCAGATTGACTCCTCCGCACCTGGGCGTTGCCCCTGTGATGGAGCGTTTGGTCCTGACCTTGGCATTTCCGGCTGTGTTGCTTGCCGTCGGGTACGTTGACCGCCACACGGTGGTTCGTCTGCTGAGCACGGTAGGCCACAGTGTACGTGGGATTCGGTTTCCCGGTAAGAATTCTGCGGCCTAG
- the rfbB gene encoding dTDP-glucose 4,6-dehydratase — MTTYLVTGGAGFIGSNYIHYLLRTYDDVRVINLDKLTYAGNLNNLRDVAHDPRYRFVKGDICDRALVGELMKGVDVVVNFAAESHVDRSIGAPDDFIKTDIFGAFVLLECAREQHVRKFIQISTDEVYGSIEHGSFTEESPLKPSSPYSASKAGADRLAHSYFVTYGLPVIITRCSNNFGPYQYPEKLIPLFVTNALDDKALPIYGDGKNVRDWIYVEDHCEAIELLVQRGVDGETYNIGAGNERSNLEITAIILEELEKPKELMTFVKDRPGHDRRYSVSTNKIQTLGWKPRHQFREAMAATIKWYRDNRWWWEPLKSGAYLEYYRAHYQRDL; from the coding sequence ATGACCACATATTTGGTTACGGGCGGTGCGGGGTTCATTGGGAGTAACTACATTCACTATCTCCTCCGCACTTACGACGATGTGCGTGTCATCAACCTTGACAAGCTTACCTATGCTGGCAATCTGAACAATCTGCGCGACGTGGCCCACGACCCCCGCTACCGGTTCGTAAAGGGGGACATTTGCGACCGGGCGCTCGTTGGAGAGCTCATGAAGGGGGTTGATGTCGTGGTCAACTTTGCGGCAGAAAGCCACGTGGACCGCTCCATCGGTGCGCCTGATGATTTTATCAAGACCGACATCTTTGGCGCTTTTGTTCTCCTGGAGTGCGCCCGTGAGCAGCACGTGCGCAAGTTCATCCAGATTAGCACAGACGAAGTATACGGCAGTATTGAGCACGGCTCGTTTACAGAAGAGTCGCCCCTCAAGCCCTCGAGTCCATACTCAGCCTCGAAGGCCGGTGCCGATCGCCTGGCTCATTCCTACTTTGTGACCTACGGGTTGCCGGTGATTATCACCCGGTGTTCCAACAACTTCGGTCCGTATCAGTATCCAGAAAAGCTCATCCCATTGTTTGTAACCAATGCCCTGGACGATAAGGCATTGCCCATCTACGGGGACGGCAAGAACGTCAGGGACTGGATCTACGTGGAGGACCATTGCGAGGCAATCGAACTTCTGGTCCAACGCGGTGTGGATGGAGAGACGTACAACATAGGGGCCGGCAACGAAAGGAGCAATCTGGAGATAACCGCCATTATCCTGGAGGAATTGGAGAAGCCGAAGGAACTGATGACGTTTGTCAAGGATCGCCCGGGGCACGACCGGCGCTACTCGGTGAGCACCAACAAGATCCAAACATTGGGGTGGAAGCCTCGCCACCAGTTCCGCGAGGCGATGGCCGCCACTATCAAGTGGTACCGTGACAATCGCTGGTGGTGGGAACCTTTGAAGAGCGGCGCCTACCTGGAGTACTACCGGGCACATTATCAGCGCGATCTGTAG
- a CDS encoding dTDP-4-dehydrorhamnose 3,5-epimerase family protein, whose protein sequence is MIDGVKLKPLRVIPDERGRLMEMLRADDEMFTKFGQVYMTTTYPGIIKGWHYHKLQEDNIVVVKGMLKVVLYDDRPDSPTRGEVNEFFIGEHNPMLVHVPVGVLHGWKCIGEEEAIVVNTVTEPYNYAQPDEYRLPYDSPQVPYTWDVKMG, encoded by the coding sequence GTGATCGATGGCGTCAAGCTTAAGCCCCTCCGTGTTATTCCTGATGAACGTGGCCGATTGATGGAGATGTTACGGGCCGACGACGAGATGTTTACCAAGTTCGGTCAGGTGTACATGACCACCACCTACCCAGGAATCATTAAGGGCTGGCACTACCACAAGCTGCAGGAGGACAACATCGTGGTCGTCAAGGGCATGCTCAAGGTGGTGCTGTATGATGACCGTCCGGACTCGCCGACCAGGGGTGAGGTGAACGAGTTTTTCATTGGCGAACACAATCCGATGCTGGTCCATGTGCCAGTGGGGGTGTTGCACGGCTGGAAGTGCATTGGCGAAGAAGAGGCTATCGTTGTCAATACGGTGACCGAGCCCTACAATTATGCCCAGCCGGACGAGTATCGCCTGCCATACGATTCGCCTCAGGTGCCGTATACCTGGGACGTCAAAATGGGTTGA